A single Fusobacterium sp. SYSU M8D902 DNA region contains:
- the nagA gene encoding N-acetylglucosamine-6-phosphate deacetylase, whose amino-acid sequence MSGLILTNAKIVLPDRIINGAIVLRDGKIKKIYEGTMFGELGGIDVEGRYVVPGFIDVHIHGAGGADAMDNSEEALRTISKFIVKHGTTNFLATTLTSDKETLKEVLEKIGKLQNERIEGANIFGAHMEGPYFDVQYKGAQNDKYIKPAGIQEIEEYLNVKPGLVKLFSMAAKGEGALESIKYLKEKNVVVSVGHSGISFEEVQEAVKAGVSHATHTYNGMKGFTHREPGVVGAVMVNDNVNAEIIFDKIHVHPEAVRLLIKAKGVDRVLCITDAMCATGLPDGNYKLGELDVYVGDGQARLVSNNSLAGSVLTMDKAFKHMIELGYSIFDAVKMTSTNAAKEFGLNAGVLQEGKDADIVLLNPDYSVEMTVVKGEIKFQA is encoded by the coding sequence ATGTCAGGATTAATATTAACAAATGCTAAAATAGTTTTACCAGATAGAATAATAAATGGAGCAATCGTATTAAGAGATGGAAAGATAAAGAAGATCTATGAAGGAACTATGTTTGGAGAATTAGGTGGAATAGATGTAGAGGGAAGATATGTAGTTCCAGGATTTATAGATGTTCATATTCATGGTGCAGGTGGTGCTGATGCTATGGATAATAGCGAAGAGGCATTGAGAACTATATCTAAATTTATAGTTAAACACGGAACAACTAACTTTTTAGCAACAACTTTGACAAGTGATAAAGAGACATTAAAAGAGGTATTGGAAAAAATAGGAAAATTACAAAATGAGAGAATAGAAGGTGCAAATATATTTGGTGCACATATGGAAGGACCATATTTTGATGTTCAATATAAGGGAGCTCAAAATGATAAATATATTAAACCAGCTGGAATTCAGGAGATTGAAGAGTATCTAAATGTAAAACCAGGACTTGTAAAATTATTTTCAATGGCTGCTAAGGGAGAAGGTGCTCTAGAATCTATAAAATACTTAAAAGAGAAAAATGTAGTAGTTTCAGTAGGACACTCTGGTATCTCTTTTGAAGAGGTTCAAGAAGCTGTAAAAGCAGGAGTATCACATGCTACTCATACATATAATGGAATGAAAGGATTCACTCATAGAGAACCTGGTGTAGTGGGTGCTGTAATGGTTAATGATAATGTTAATGCAGAGATAATTTTTGATAAGATCCACGTACATCCAGAAGCAGTAAGACTTTTAATAAAAGCTAAGGGTGTAGACAGAGTACTATGTATAACTGATGCTATGTGTGCTACAGGTTTACCTGATGGAAATTATAAATTAGGTGAATTAGATGTATATGTAGGAGATGGACAAGCTAGACTTGTAAGTAATAATAGTTTAGCAGGAAGTGTACTTACTATGGATAAAGCATTTAAACATATGATAGAGTTAGGATATAGTATATTTGATGCAGTTAAGATGACAAGTACAAACGCTGCTAAAGAGTTTGGTTTAAATGCAGGTGTTCTTCAAGAGGGTAAAGATGCAGATATAGTTTTATTAAATCCAGATTATAGTGTTGAGATGACTGTAGTAAAAGGAGAAATAAAATTCCAAGCTTAA
- the mnmA gene encoding tRNA 2-thiouridine(34) synthase MnmA: MDKNRVVIGMSGGIDSSVSVHLLLQEGYEVIGVTLNHKKEDSLKYEIQAAQKVAEFFNIKHRVVDIEEIFQKEVIDDFLRGYSSGITPSPCVICDERVKMKILFDIAEEEGAYYIATGHYCSTEFNDEYRRVLLKRAEDIKKDQSYMLYRLTGERIERLLFPLFKYTKSEIREIGKSINLEIHDKKDSQGICFAKAGYIDFLRANLKDEIKKGDFVDSSGKKMGEHQGYQLYTIGQRRGLDLKLPRAYFITQIIPERNEIVLGEYEELAKKRVELVECKFAVPLEELVGKELIGRPRFSSIGALGMIVEKEDKVYFEYNVDNVQNAPGQHLVIYSGDFVLGGGMIKY, from the coding sequence ATGGATAAAAATAGAGTAGTTATAGGTATGAGTGGTGGAATAGATTCCTCAGTATCTGTACATTTATTGTTACAGGAGGGATATGAGGTTATTGGGGTAACACTTAATCATAAAAAAGAGGATTCTTTGAAATATGAGATTCAAGCAGCACAAAAAGTTGCTGAATTTTTTAATATAAAGCATAGAGTTGTAGATATAGAAGAGATTTTTCAAAAAGAGGTAATAGATGACTTTTTAAGAGGTTATTCTAGCGGGATAACACCCTCGCCTTGTGTTATATGTGATGAGAGAGTAAAGATGAAGATACTCTTTGATATAGCAGAGGAAGAGGGAGCTTACTATATAGCTACAGGTCACTATTGCTCAACAGAGTTTAATGATGAGTATAGAAGAGTACTGTTAAAAAGAGCTGAGGATATAAAAAAAGACCAAAGCTATATGCTATATAGACTTACAGGAGAGAGGATAGAAAGACTTTTATTTCCTCTGTTTAAATATACAAAAAGTGAGATAAGAGAGATTGGTAAAAGTATAAATTTAGAGATACATGATAAAAAGGATAGTCAAGGAATTTGTTTTGCTAAGGCTGGGTATATAGATTTTTTAAGAGCTAATTTGAAAGATGAGATAAAAAAGGGAGATTTTGTAGATAGCAGTGGTAAGAAGATGGGAGAACATCAAGGTTATCAACTTTATACAATTGGTCAGAGAAGAGGCTTAGATCTAAAATTACCAAGAGCCTATTTTATTACCCAGATAATACCAGAGAGAAATGAGATTGTTTTAGGTGAGTATGAGGAACTAGCCAAGAAGAGAGTTGAGCTAGTGGAGTGTAAATTTGCCGTTCCACTAGAAGAGTTAGTTGGAAAAGAGTTAATAGGTAGACCAAGATTTTCAAGTATAGGGGCTTTGGGAATGATAGTAGAAAAGGAAGATAAAGTATATTTTGAATATAATGTAGATAATGTACAAAATGCCCCTGGTCAGCATCTAGTTATTTATTCTGGAGATTTTGTATTAGGTGGTGGAATGATAAAATATTAA
- a CDS encoding NADP-dependent malic enzyme yields MADVYERALELHEQNKGKLSVVSKVKVENREDLSLAYSPGVAEPCRKIAANKEDVYKYTGKGNLVAVVTDGTAVLGLGDIGPEAALPVMEGKCVLFKEFGDVDAIPICLNTKDPEEIIRTVKLIAPGLGGINLEDISAPRCIEIETRLKAELDIPVFHDDQHGTAIVVAAGVINALKVVNKKIEDIKVVVNGAGAAGSSIIKLIKKLGAKEIMAVDRVGILRRSEKDKYDFSKKELAEITNSQDISGGLAEAIVGADVFVGVSAPNVLTKDMVRTMNRDAIVFAMANPTPEIMPEDALEAGAAIVGTGRSDYPNQINNVLVFPGLFKGALRAKSKKITEEMKIAAAKGLASLIKDEELEKNYIIPDPFDKRVSEAVASAVEKLAKEQGICRE; encoded by the coding sequence ATGGCAGATGTATATGAGAGAGCATTAGAGCTACATGAACAAAATAAAGGTAAATTATCAGTAGTTTCTAAAGTTAAAGTAGAAAATAGAGAGGATTTAAGCTTAGCATACTCTCCAGGAGTAGCAGAACCTTGTAGAAAAATAGCAGCAAATAAAGAGGATGTATATAAATATACAGGAAAAGGAAATTTAGTAGCAGTGGTTACAGATGGAACTGCTGTTTTAGGATTGGGAGATATTGGACCAGAGGCTGCACTTCCTGTAATGGAGGGAAAATGTGTGCTATTTAAAGAGTTTGGAGATGTTGATGCTATTCCAATTTGTTTAAATACTAAAGATCCTGAAGAGATAATAAGAACAGTTAAACTAATAGCACCAGGTCTAGGGGGAATAAACTTAGAGGATATTTCTGCCCCAAGATGTATTGAGATAGAGACAAGATTAAAAGCTGAATTAGATATACCTGTATTTCATGATGACCAACACGGAACAGCTATAGTTGTTGCAGCTGGAGTTATAAATGCCTTAAAAGTTGTAAATAAAAAGATTGAGGATATAAAAGTAGTTGTAAATGGAGCTGGAGCAGCTGGAAGTTCTATAATAAAATTGATAAAAAAATTAGGTGCAAAAGAGATAATGGCTGTAGATAGAGTTGGAATTTTAAGAAGAAGTGAAAAAGATAAGTATGACTTCTCTAAAAAAGAGTTGGCTGAGATTACAAACTCACAAGATATAAGTGGTGGACTTGCAGAAGCAATAGTAGGTGCAGATGTATTTGTAGGAGTATCAGCTCCAAATGTATTGACAAAAGATATGGTGAGAACTATGAATAGAGATGCTATCGTTTTTGCTATGGCAAACCCTACACCAGAAATTATGCCAGAGGATGCTTTAGAGGCTGGAGCAGCAATAGTAGGAACAGGAAGATCTGACTATCCAAACCAAATCAATAACGTTTTAGTATTCCCAGGATTATTTAAAGGTGCATTGAGAGCAAAATCTAAAAAAATAACTGAAGAGATGAAAATAGCTGCAGCTAAAGGTTTAGCATCATTGATAAAAGATGAGGAGTTAGAGAAAAACTATATTATTCCAGATCCTTTTGATAAAAGAGTTTCAGAAGCTGTTGCGAGTGCAGTAGAAAAACTAGCAAAAGAGCAAGGAATTTGTAGAGAGTAA
- a CDS encoding GRAM domain-containing protein — MAEMKLVEGEELLIKKQVSHIKTLLVVPQPNPGNLFITNKRVVFTPTQGRSSSAFEYKLEEIASFSVGLMNTITLLTKDGEKHKLSGLFNKSIIEVLEKINITREK, encoded by the coding sequence ATGGCAGAGATGAAATTAGTTGAAGGTGAAGAGTTATTAATAAAAAAACAAGTTTCACACATAAAAACATTACTTGTTGTACCACAACCAAATCCAGGAAATTTATTTATAACAAATAAAAGAGTTGTCTTTACTCCAACTCAAGGGCGTTCTAGCTCAGCATTTGAATATAAATTAGAGGAGATAGCTTCATTTTCTGTAGGACTTATGAATACAATAACTCTTTTAACTAAAGATGGAGAAAAGCATAAATTAAGTGGATTGTTTAATAAAAGTATAATAGAAGTATTGGAAAAAATTAATATAACAAGAGAAAAATAA
- a CDS encoding biotin--[acetyl-CoA-carboxylase] ligase, whose product MRVFKFEEIDSTNKYLKSRKELKNYDCVIAQTQTAGVGRRGNRWVSNMGMALFSFALQEDRSKEIEEYKRLPLIVGISILSALKKIEDLDYKFKWTNDIYLEDKKLSGVLVEKIDDFFIIGIGININNLDFGYAQESAISLKKVTNRHYIIDDVIYCIINEFKLYLEKEWTEILKEIEHYDYLLNRQIEVINDRKSLGVGIATGIDRDGKLSVNIAGESLKFDIGEIHIKK is encoded by the coding sequence ATGCGAGTATTTAAGTTTGAAGAGATTGATTCTACAAATAAATATTTAAAATCTAGAAAAGAGTTGAAAAATTACGATTGTGTTATAGCTCAGACTCAAACTGCTGGGGTAGGACGACGAGGTAATAGATGGGTTTCTAATATGGGAATGGCTCTTTTTTCTTTTGCTTTACAAGAGGATAGGAGCAAAGAGATAGAGGAGTATAAAAGACTTCCCTTAATAGTTGGAATATCTATTTTATCAGCTTTAAAAAAAATAGAGGATTTAGACTATAAGTTTAAATGGACAAATGATATATATTTAGAAGATAAGAAATTGAGTGGTGTTTTAGTAGAGAAAATAGATGATTTTTTTATAATTGGTATAGGTATCAATATTAATAATTTGGATTTTGGATATGCTCAAGAGAGTGCTATCTCTCTAAAAAAAGTTACAAATAGACACTATATTATTGATGATGTTATCTATTGCATAATAAATGAGTTTAAACTTTATTTGGAAAAAGAGTGGACAGAGATTTTAAAGGAGATAGAGCATTATGATTATCTTTTAAATAGACAAATAGAGGTAATAAACGATAGGAAATCTCTTGGAGTAGGTATTGCCACAGGAATAGATAGAGATGGAAAGCTTTCTGTTAATATAGCTGGAGAGAGTTTAAAGTTTGATATAGGAGAGATACATATAAAAAAATAA
- the ilvA gene encoding threonine ammonia-lyase, whose protein sequence is MTVTLERIKKAKETIENSIKRTPLIECPTLEEEFGGKVFFKLENLQKTGSFKVRGALNRIANLTEEEKKRGVIASSAGNHAQGIALGATAQGIKATIVMPETAPIAKVAATKGYGGQVVLHGSVYDDAFAKACEIQKETGAVFLHPFDDDDVIAGQGTIGLEILEDANDIDTVLVPIGGGGILAGIATAVKSLNPNIRVIGVESENAASMTEALKNGECCEVCAQPTIADGIAVKKVGCKTLELVKKYVDEVVTVSEAEIAEAILFLMEKSKVVAEGAGATPLAAILAGKIDCKNKKTCAVVSGGNIDINLVERVLNRALINKGRRYQFKVKVHDRFGEIEKLLGLLTANRANVLHITQSMYNGDLGITMQEVTLVMECSDIQHRDRVLEKIREAGYEIK, encoded by the coding sequence ATGACTGTAACTTTAGAAAGAATTAAAAAAGCAAAAGAAACGATAGAAAACTCAATAAAAAGAACACCTTTAATAGAGTGTCCAACATTAGAAGAAGAGTTTGGTGGAAAGGTATTTTTTAAATTAGAAAATCTACAAAAAACAGGATCTTTTAAAGTGAGAGGAGCTTTAAATAGAATAGCTAATTTGACTGAAGAGGAGAAAAAAAGAGGAGTAATAGCATCTTCAGCTGGAAATCATGCTCAAGGAATAGCTTTAGGAGCAACAGCTCAAGGAATAAAAGCCACAATTGTTATGCCTGAGACAGCACCAATAGCAAAAGTAGCAGCAACTAAAGGATATGGTGGGCAAGTTGTATTACATGGAAGTGTTTATGATGATGCTTTTGCAAAAGCTTGTGAGATACAAAAAGAAACAGGTGCAGTATTTTTACACCCATTTGATGATGATGATGTAATAGCTGGACAGGGAACAATAGGACTTGAAATATTAGAAGATGCAAATGATATAGATACAGTGTTAGTTCCAATAGGAGGAGGAGGTATCTTAGCTGGAATAGCAACAGCAGTGAAATCTCTTAATCCAAATATAAGAGTAATAGGTGTAGAGTCAGAAAATGCAGCTTCAATGACAGAAGCTCTTAAAAACGGTGAGTGTTGTGAAGTTTGTGCTCAACCTACAATTGCAGATGGAATAGCAGTAAAAAAAGTTGGTTGTAAAACATTAGAGTTAGTAAAAAAATATGTAGATGAAGTAGTTACAGTTTCAGAAGCTGAGATAGCAGAAGCAATACTATTCTTGATGGAGAAGAGTAAAGTTGTAGCAGAGGGAGCAGGAGCTACACCACTAGCAGCAATCTTAGCTGGAAAAATAGATTGTAAAAATAAAAAGACTTGTGCAGTTGTATCTGGAGGAAATATAGATATAAACTTAGTTGAAAGAGTTTTAAACAGAGCCTTGATAAATAAGGGTAGAAGATATCAATTCAAAGTAAAGGTACACGATAGATTTGGAGAGATAGAAAAACTTTTAGGACTACTTACAGCTAATAGAGCCAATGTGTTACATATAACTCAAAGTATGTATAATGGTGATTTAGGAATAACTATGCAAGAGGTAACATTGGTTATGGAGTGTAGTGATATCCAACATAGAGATAGAGTGTTAGAGAAGATAAGAGAAGCTGGTTATGAGATAAAATAG